In Actinopolyspora saharensis, the genomic window GGGCCGACCGGTCTCTACGCCGCCTACTACGCCGGTTTTCGCGGACTGACCTCGGCCCTGGTCGACTCGCTGCCCGAACCGGGAGGCCAGGTGACCGCCATGTACCCGGAGAAGCGGATTTTCGACGTGGCCGGCTTCCCCGAAGTGCGCGGCAAGGACCTGGTCGGCGCGCTGGTGGAGCAGGCCGGCAGATACGAGCCCACCTACCTGCTCGGGAGGTACGCCACCGAGCTCTCCGAAGTACCGGAGGGATTCGTGGTGGAGCTCGGTGACGGGACCAGCGTGCGCACCGGGGCCGTGCTGGTCACCGCGGGGATCGGGGAGTTCACACCCCGCCCGCTGCCCGCCGCCGACGGCTGGCTCGACAAGGGAGTGGTGCACTTCATCCCCGAGCTGGAGGTGCACAGTGGACGAGACGTCGTCGTGGTCGGAGGCGGGGACTCCGCGTTCGACTGGGCCCTGGCGCTGCACCCCGTGGCGAACAGCGTCACGCTCGTGCACCGCAGGGCGCGCTTCCGCGCCCAGGCCGGGCTGATCCAGGAGGTGGAGCGGCTCGGAGTGCCGATGATCACCGAGGCCGAGGTCTTCGAGATCAGGGGCGACGAGAACGGCGTCCGCGAGGTCGAGCTCGAACTCGGCGACGGCACGCGGCGGGTGCTCACGGCGCAGACCGTCGTCGCCGCGCTCGGATTCACGGCTGACCTGGGGGCGATCGAGCACTGGGGACTGGAGCTGGAGAAGCGCTCCATCAAAGTGGACACCACCATGCGCACCACCAGGAAGGGGATCTACGCGGCCGGCGACATCGCCACCTACCCCGGCAAGGTCAAGCTCATCGCGACCGGCTTCGGGGAAGCGGCCACGGCGATCAACAACATCGCCGTCGAGCTGGACCCCGCGGCCAGGCTGTTTCCCGGGCACTCCACCAACAAGGGGTGAACCGCCGGTTCCTCGAGCCGCTGTCCTCGGCGCTTCCGGGGACATTCTCCGGTGCTGCCCGGGACGGAGAACCCGAAGCACCGGTGCCGTGGTGAGCCCGCCCCGCCCTCGCGGGGGCACCCGGCACCGGGGTGGTGGCTGCTCGACGCCGGGCACCCGCTCGCGAACAGAGGGGAGGTCCCGCGGGAGGCCTCGCGGGACGGGACACCCGTTCAGCGGCCGACGGAAGGCCGCGACCGGCCGGAAGGGTCAGGGCAGCAGGCCGTAGCGCGAGGAGGGCGCACCGCTGGTGAAGTCCAGATCCGAGTACTCGCCGAGCTTGCCCAGCTTGTGCGAGCCCTCGATGGAGCGGACCGTGCCGGACTTCGAACGCATCATCAGCGACTGCGTGGTGCACCTGTTCGCCCGGTAGTGGACCCCGCGCAGCAGTGCTCCGTCGGTGATCCCGGTGGCGCAGAAGAAGACGTTGTCGCCGCGCACCAGATCCGAAGTGGTGAGCACCTGCTGCGGGTCGTGCCCGGCCGAGCGGACCTGCTCCCGCTCGGTGTCGTCCTTGGGCCACAGCCTGGTCTGCAGCTCGCCGTCCAGGCACTTCAGGGCGCACGCGGTGATGATCCCCTCCGGGGTGCCGCCGATCCCCATCAACATGTCCACGCCGCTGTCCGGGCGCGCCGCCGCGATGGCGCCGGCCACGTCGCCGTCCGAGATGAACTGGATCCGCGCCCCGGCCTCGCGGACCTCGGAAACCAGCTGGTCGTGGCGCGAGCGGTCCAGGATGCAGACGGTGACGTCCGAGACCTCGATTTGCTTGGCCTTGGCGACCCGGCGGATGTTCTCCGCGACCGGAGCGCTGATGTCGACCACGTCGGCGGCCTCGGGGCCGACCGCGAGCTTTTCCATGTAGAACACGGCCGAGGGGTCGAACATGGCGTTGCGCTCGGCCACGGCGAGCACGGCCAGGGCGTTGGGCATCCCCTTGCTCAGCAGCGTGGTCCCGTCGATCGGGTCGACGGCCACGTCGCAGTCGGGGCCGTTGTGGTTGCCGACCTCCTCGCCGTTGAACAGCATGGGGGCCTCGTCCTTCTCCCCCTCGCCGATCACGACGACACCGCGCATGGCCACGGTGCTGATCAGCTTGCGCATGGCCTCGACGGCCGCGCCGTCACCGGAGTTCTTGTCTCCGCGCCCCACCCAGCGGCCCGCGGCCATGGCCGCGGCCTCGGTCACCCGCACCAGGTCCATCGCCAGGTTGCGGTCGGGAGCCTCGGGGCGGCGAGTCGCTCCGTTCGTTGCGGTCTCGGACGTGTTCATGGCGCCTCCCGTGGGCGAGACTGATTCGCTGCCTCGGTCGTGTCCGGTGAGTCGGTGTGGCGGTGGCCCGTAGCACTGGATCGAGGGCACGGAACGCCACTTCGGATGTCGGGCGGATCTTCGCAGATCCGAATCCTTTCGGTTCCGAAACAGTGGCGCAGCCCACGACGCAGGCCCGCTGCGCGGGTGCGTTACCCGTTCATCAGGCTAGGTGAGAGCATGCGAGGCGTGGCTGAACAGCGCAACCAGGGGTCGGATGACGACCGTTCCGGGGGTTCGCCGGGCGTGGCTCCGCGCAGCGTTCGAGCCATGGTGTTCGCGATGTTGCCGCTGGTGCTCGTGGTGCTGGGCATAGCGGGACTGACGGGACGTTGCTCGGTCAACCCGCTCGGTTCTTCCCTCGACACGGGGACGGCCCCGACCGTCAACGCCTCCCAGGAGTTCGAATCGGCGGCCGCCGGAGTGGACTTCCCCGTGCTGCATCCACATCCCCCGGACGGGTGGCGAGCCAACTCGGCCGACACGGAACAGATCACCCAGCAGGACAGCGCCGTGCGGGTGGGCTGGTTGACCGAGGACACGCACTACGTGCGGCTGTCCCAGTCCAGCGCCCCCGAGGCCGAGCTCGTCTCCTCCGAGACGGAACAGCCGCCGCGTGCCCGCGGGACCGTGCGGGCGGCGGGAGAGCAGTGGGTGGTCTACGAGAGCGTCCGCTCCGAGGTCGCCTGGGTCGGCGAGCGCTCCGGAGTGCGGCTGCTGATCACCGGTAACGGAACCGAGGAGGAGTTCCGGATGATGGCGCGGGCCGCGATCGACGCCCCGGTGGTTCGCTCCGGGTGAGAGTTCGGCGGTGCCGGTTGCTCGGGTGGTTGCTCAGCCGGCACGTGAGTCGGCGCCTCGGGAGCGTTGGGCACGCTCTTGAGCAGCCACCTGCGCGGCGAGCGG contains:
- a CDS encoding NAD(P)/FAD-dependent oxidoreductase, whose amino-acid sequence is MSGEAVSSDRPAAEVDVLIVGAGPTGLYAAYYAGFRGLTSALVDSLPEPGGQVTAMYPEKRIFDVAGFPEVRGKDLVGALVEQAGRYEPTYLLGRYATELSEVPEGFVVELGDGTSVRTGAVLVTAGIGEFTPRPLPAADGWLDKGVVHFIPELEVHSGRDVVVVGGGDSAFDWALALHPVANSVTLVHRRARFRAQAGLIQEVERLGVPMITEAEVFEIRGDENGVREVELELGDGTRRVLTAQTVVAALGFTADLGAIEHWGLELEKRSIKVDTTMRTTRKGIYAAGDIATYPGKVKLIATGFGEAATAINNIAVELDPAARLFPGHSTNKG
- a CDS encoding DUF4245 domain-containing protein, with product MRGVAEQRNQGSDDDRSGGSPGVAPRSVRAMVFAMLPLVLVVLGIAGLTGRCSVNPLGSSLDTGTAPTVNASQEFESAAAGVDFPVLHPHPPDGWRANSADTEQITQQDSAVRVGWLTEDTHYVRLSQSSAPEAELVSSETEQPPRARGTVRAAGEQWVVYESVRSEVAWVGERSGVRLLITGNGTEEEFRMMARAAIDAPVVRSG
- the glpX gene encoding class II fructose-bisphosphatase, with product MNTSETATNGATRRPEAPDRNLAMDLVRVTEAAAMAAGRWVGRGDKNSGDGAAVEAMRKLISTVAMRGVVVIGEGEKDEAPMLFNGEEVGNHNGPDCDVAVDPIDGTTLLSKGMPNALAVLAVAERNAMFDPSAVFYMEKLAVGPEAADVVDISAPVAENIRRVAKAKQIEVSDVTVCILDRSRHDQLVSEVREAGARIQFISDGDVAGAIAAARPDSGVDMLMGIGGTPEGIITACALKCLDGELQTRLWPKDDTEREQVRSAGHDPQQVLTTSDLVRGDNVFFCATGITDGALLRGVHYRANRCTTQSLMMRSKSGTVRSIEGSHKLGKLGEYSDLDFTSGAPSSRYGLLP